A window from Leptothermofonsia sichuanensis E412 encodes these proteins:
- the hisH gene encoding imidazole glycerol phosphate synthase subunit HisH, translated as MPVIAVVDYDMGNLHSACKGLENAGATPKVTDSPLELERADAIVLPGVGSFDPAVQHLRSRHLENPIKQAIAAGKPFLGICLGLQILFDSSEEGEEPGLGIIPGIVRRFRHEPGITVPHMGWNQLQLTQPDSPLWQELSPSAWVYFVHSYYVDPMDAAVRAATITHGSQTVTAAIARDNLMAVQFHPEKSSTAGLQILANFVRLVEAKQPATVF; from the coding sequence ATGCCTGTAATTGCAGTGGTCGATTATGACATGGGGAATCTGCACTCTGCCTGTAAAGGGCTGGAGAATGCAGGGGCAACGCCCAAAGTAACAGACTCTCCACTGGAACTGGAGCGGGCAGATGCCATTGTGCTACCCGGTGTGGGTTCCTTTGATCCGGCAGTGCAACATTTGCGATCGCGCCATCTAGAAAATCCCATCAAGCAGGCGATCGCAGCGGGTAAGCCTTTCCTGGGCATCTGTCTGGGGTTACAAATCCTGTTTGACTCCAGTGAGGAAGGGGAAGAACCCGGTCTGGGTATTATTCCCGGCATCGTCAGGCGCTTTCGCCACGAACCAGGAATTACTGTTCCCCACATGGGCTGGAACCAGTTGCAACTGACCCAACCGGATAGTCCTCTCTGGCAGGAATTGTCCCCCAGCGCCTGGGTCTATTTTGTGCATTCCTATTACGTCGATCCCATGGATGCCGCCGTTCGGGCAGCCACTATTACCCACGGTAGCCAGACTGTGACGGCTGCGATCGCCCGCGACAATTTGATGGCCGTCCAATTCCACCCGGAGAAGTCCTCTACCGCTGGATTGCAAATCCTCGCCAATTTTGTCCGTCTGGTTGAGGCAAAGCAGCCTGCTACGGTTTTCTGA
- a CDS encoding GDP-L-fucose synthase family protein — MVATESNLKDQHILVTGGSGFLGKAVVRQLCLAGAEMAKITVPRSRDCDLRVMENCQRAVDQQDVVIHLAAHVGGIGLNREKPAELFYDNLIMGTQLIHAACEAGVKKFVCVGTICAYPKFTPVPFKEDDLWNGYPEETNAPYGIAKKALLVQLQSYRQQYGFDGIYLLPVNLYGPEDNFDPRSSHVIPALIRKVYEAQQRGDHQVPVWGDGSPSREFLYVEDAARGIVMGTQFYSDPEPVNLGTGYEITIKDLVNLISELMEFEGDIVWETDKPNGQPRRCLNTERARQGFGFVAQTDFREGLKQTIAWYRQQAG; from the coding sequence ATGGTGGCAACAGAATCAAATCTTAAAGATCAGCACATCCTGGTAACCGGTGGCTCTGGCTTCTTGGGGAAAGCGGTAGTGCGTCAACTGTGCCTTGCTGGGGCAGAAATGGCCAAAATCACGGTGCCGCGATCGCGGGACTGTGACCTGCGGGTGATGGAAAATTGCCAGCGGGCGGTGGACCAGCAGGATGTGGTGATTCACCTGGCCGCCCACGTGGGCGGTATTGGCTTGAACCGGGAAAAGCCCGCTGAACTGTTCTACGACAATCTGATTATGGGCACCCAACTGATCCACGCGGCCTGTGAAGCCGGGGTCAAAAAATTTGTCTGCGTCGGCACCATCTGCGCCTACCCCAAGTTCACTCCCGTTCCCTTTAAGGAAGATGACCTGTGGAACGGCTACCCCGAAGAAACTAATGCCCCCTATGGCATCGCCAAGAAAGCGCTATTGGTGCAACTTCAGTCCTACCGCCAGCAGTATGGCTTTGATGGGATTTACCTGCTGCCCGTCAACCTGTATGGACCAGAGGACAACTTTGACCCCCGTAGTTCCCATGTGATTCCGGCACTGATCCGCAAGGTGTATGAAGCACAGCAGCGCGGCGATCATCAGGTTCCAGTCTGGGGCGATGGCAGTCCCAGCCGCGAGTTTCTATACGTCGAAGATGCAGCACGCGGGATTGTCATGGGTACCCAGTTCTATAGTGATCCAGAACCTGTCAACCTGGGAACTGGTTATGAAATCACCATTAAGGATCTGGTGAATTTAATCAGTGAGTTAATGGAGTTTGAAGGAGACATTGTCTGGGAAACCGACAAACCCAATGGTCAACCTCGTCGTTGCTTAAACACTGAGCGAGCCAGGCAGGGCTTTGGCTTCGTTGCCCAGACTGATTTTAGAGAAGGGTTAAAGCAAACGATCGCGTGGTATCGGCAACAGGCTGGTTGA
- a CDS encoding host attachment protein translates to MQKYVVAVVNSTRAKLFVLEPAEFPEYQPSPRLVEKETLHNSTQELQGQDLWSNTKPGRNRGTAGQAHGYDDHRENHRVEFERRFAQEISAKLAQIVRQNQPHQLLLVAEPQILGIMRDVLTPEMLKNLKFNELAKDLCQLKPHELYEYLATKDLLPAQTRSSGRNMQPLESS, encoded by the coding sequence ATGCAGAAATACGTTGTTGCTGTTGTAAACAGTACAAGGGCAAAGCTTTTTGTATTGGAACCGGCTGAATTTCCTGAATATCAGCCCAGTCCACGGTTGGTTGAGAAGGAAACACTCCACAATTCTACTCAGGAACTTCAGGGACAGGATTTATGGTCCAATACCAAGCCTGGGCGCAACCGGGGAACTGCTGGTCAGGCCCATGGCTATGATGATCACCGGGAAAATCACCGGGTTGAGTTTGAACGCCGCTTTGCTCAGGAGATTTCAGCAAAGTTGGCTCAAATCGTTCGCCAAAACCAGCCTCATCAACTGCTTCTGGTTGCGGAACCGCAGATTTTGGGAATTATGCGCGACGTTCTTACTCCAGAGATGCTGAAAAATTTGAAGTTTAATGAACTGGCAAAGGATTTATGTCAACTCAAGCCCCATGAGTTGTACGAATATCTGGCTACCAAAGATTTACTCCCGGCCCAAACCAGATCCAGTGGGAGGAACATGCAGCCTTTGGAATCCTCCTGA
- a CDS encoding S8 family peptidase produces the protein MPPTIEPETTGRYLILFQEDAVSEGVQTLSTAVDTSESHALVFDDLGVAVVDAEPAQLNALSFATQENSAILAIEPEQVVYALQDRDLEQIAQSSLTAPISISADYLRGYRDAVTNLTDHLLSGSQSQAVQAAAALDESVMTWGLQMTKVANSCFSGRGIKIAVLDTGFDLNHPDFLGRQITSKSFIPGEEVQDGHGHGTHCIGTACGPRHPTTLPRYGVAYNSEIFAGKVLSNQGSGTDSQILQGIEWAIANQCDIISMSLGSRTTPGQSYSPIYEAVAKRALQRGTLIVAAAGNESRRDRGIINPVARPANCPSILAVAALDAQLQIANFSTRGINPDGGQVDIAGPGVAIRSSWPLPTQYRTISGTSMATPHVAGIAALHAEVTGLRGQDLWSLLIRSAQRLSLPSVDVGAGLVQAP, from the coding sequence ATGCCGCCGACGATCGAACCAGAAACGACTGGTAGATACCTGATTTTGTTTCAGGAAGATGCTGTCTCAGAGGGGGTTCAGACGCTGAGTACCGCAGTTGATACGTCCGAATCCCATGCTTTAGTGTTTGATGATTTAGGAGTTGCGGTTGTCGATGCAGAACCTGCCCAACTCAATGCCCTCAGTTTTGCCACGCAAGAGAACAGTGCAATCCTGGCCATTGAGCCAGAGCAGGTTGTTTATGCCCTCCAGGATCGAGATCTGGAGCAGATTGCACAATCATCATTGACTGCTCCAATCAGCATCTCCGCTGATTATTTGCGGGGCTATCGAGATGCAGTTACGAACCTGACCGATCACCTGCTCTCTGGCAGCCAATCCCAGGCGGTTCAGGCGGCAGCCGCCCTGGATGAATCTGTAATGACCTGGGGATTGCAGATGACGAAAGTAGCCAATTCGTGTTTTAGTGGGCGTGGCATCAAAATTGCAGTCCTCGATACCGGGTTTGACCTGAATCACCCCGACTTCCTGGGCAGGCAAATCACCAGCAAGTCGTTTATCCCAGGGGAAGAGGTGCAGGATGGACACGGACATGGCACCCACTGCATTGGGACGGCTTGTGGACCCAGACATCCTACAACATTGCCGCGCTACGGAGTTGCCTACAATTCAGAAATTTTTGCCGGGAAAGTATTGTCTAACCAGGGGAGTGGCACAGACAGCCAGATCCTACAGGGGATTGAGTGGGCGATCGCCAATCAGTGCGACATCATTTCCATGTCATTAGGTTCCCGGACCACACCTGGACAGTCCTATTCCCCCATTTATGAAGCCGTGGCTAAACGGGCACTCCAGCGAGGCACCCTGATTGTTGCTGCCGCTGGGAATGAGAGCAGACGTGACAGAGGCATTATTAATCCAGTGGCACGCCCAGCCAACTGCCCCTCGATCCTGGCAGTGGCGGCTCTCGATGCTCAATTGCAGATCGCTAACTTTTCTACCCGTGGCATCAATCCCGATGGCGGACAGGTGGATATTGCCGGTCCAGGCGTTGCCATCCGCTCTAGCTGGCCTCTCCCGACCCAGTACAGAACCATCAGCGGTACCAGCATGGCAACCCCCCATGTGGCAGGTATTGCGGCCCTTCATGCGGAGGTCACTGGACTGAGGGGGCAGGATCTCTGGAGCCTGTTAATTCGATCCGCTCAGCGGTTATCCCTACCGTCGGTGGATGTAGGAGCCGGGCTAGTCCAGGCTCCGTAA
- the rsmD gene encoding 16S rRNA (guanine(966)-N(2))-methyltransferase RsmD — protein sequence MSLRIYGNRHLKTLPGQETRPTSSLVREALFNIWQGTIAGCRWLDLCAGSGAMGAEALCRGASLVVGVEQSARACAVIRQNWQQVAGEDQRFQVIKGDVVRQIKTLAGQQFDRIYFDPPYASGLYQPVLGAIAQFALLAPEGELAVEHSPNPPAMTTPAGLTIRRQKRYGNTALTFYSPFRGCEVQ from the coding sequence ATGAGTTTACGGATTTACGGCAATCGCCACCTCAAAACCTTACCAGGTCAGGAGACTCGTCCAACGTCCTCCCTGGTGCGGGAGGCTCTGTTCAATATCTGGCAGGGGACCATTGCTGGCTGTCGCTGGCTTGATCTGTGTGCCGGGAGTGGAGCAATGGGAGCAGAAGCGTTGTGTCGTGGAGCCAGCCTGGTGGTGGGGGTTGAACAGTCGGCGCGTGCCTGTGCCGTCATCCGCCAGAATTGGCAGCAGGTTGCTGGTGAAGACCAGCGGTTTCAGGTCATCAAGGGGGATGTGGTACGACAAATAAAAACCCTGGCTGGTCAGCAGTTCGACCGGATCTACTTTGACCCTCCCTATGCCAGTGGATTGTATCAGCCAGTCCTGGGGGCGATCGCCCAATTCGCTCTCCTGGCTCCTGAAGGTGAACTTGCTGTGGAACACAGCCCCAATCCCCCAGCCATGACTACCCCTGCCGGGTTAACAATCCGCCGCCAGAAGCGCTATGGCAATACAGCACTGACGTTCTATAGCCCTTTTCGAGGGTGTGAGGTACAGTGA
- the ilvC gene encoding ketol-acid reductoisomerase, with the protein MARMYYDADANLDLLAGKTIAIIGYGSQGHAHALNLKDSGMNVMVGLYPGSKSALKAKESGLAVHNVDEAAKLADFIMVLLPDEVQKTVYKNEIEPHLTEGKTLAFAHGFNIHFAQVVPPSNVDVVMVAPKGPGHLVRRTYEQGEGVPALFAVFQDATGQARDRAMAYAKGIGGTRAGILETTFREETETDLFGEQVVLCGGLTALIKAGFETLVEAGYQPELAYFECLHEVKLIVDLIVEGGLAKMRDSISNTAEYGDLTRGPRIVTDQTRAEMRKILYEIQTGQFAREFVLENQAGKPGFTAMRRREAEHPIEEVGKDLRAMFSWLKKV; encoded by the coding sequence ATGGCTCGGATGTACTATGACGCAGATGCAAATTTAGATTTACTGGCTGGAAAGACGATCGCCATCATCGGCTATGGTTCTCAGGGACACGCTCACGCTCTGAACCTGAAAGACAGTGGCATGAACGTTATGGTTGGACTGTATCCCGGCAGCAAATCAGCCCTTAAAGCAAAGGAGTCCGGGCTGGCCGTTCACAATGTCGATGAAGCGGCAAAACTGGCAGATTTCATCATGGTGTTGCTGCCAGACGAAGTACAGAAAACAGTCTACAAGAACGAGATTGAACCTCACCTGACGGAAGGAAAAACTCTGGCATTTGCCCACGGTTTCAACATTCACTTTGCCCAGGTGGTTCCTCCCAGTAACGTGGATGTGGTGATGGTGGCTCCCAAGGGACCGGGCCATCTGGTGCGCCGTACCTATGAGCAGGGAGAGGGCGTTCCTGCCCTGTTTGCTGTATTTCAGGATGCAACGGGTCAGGCGCGCGATCGGGCAATGGCATATGCCAAGGGTATTGGCGGCACCCGCGCGGGCATCCTGGAAACCACCTTTCGGGAAGAAACGGAAACAGACCTGTTTGGGGAACAGGTCGTCCTATGTGGCGGTTTGACTGCGCTGATCAAGGCTGGATTTGAGACCCTGGTGGAAGCCGGATACCAGCCTGAACTGGCGTATTTTGAGTGTCTGCATGAAGTCAAACTCATTGTTGATTTGATTGTGGAAGGTGGGCTTGCCAAAATGCGAGATAGTATCTCCAACACGGCGGAGTATGGTGACCTGACTCGCGGACCTCGCATTGTCACGGACCAGACCCGGGCTGAAATGCGGAAAATTCTGTATGAAATTCAGACCGGGCAGTTTGCTCGCGAGTTTGTGCTGGAAAACCAGGCAGGCAAACCGGGCTTTACTGCTATGCGCCGCCGCGAAGCCGAACATCCGATTGA
- a CDS encoding caspase family protein, translated as MMPSIKRRHFLQLAGSTLASVGLSQLDIFHQGNQYAKVLAQSTPRKLALLVGVNAYPGEIRSLSGCLTDVELQQELLVHRYGFNPKDILIVSDKSSLTPKRETILEAFETHLIKQAKPGDVVVFHFSGHGSLVQDPNPLPELLINQNGVVSRVPNTQGLNGTLVPFDRTTGNPDQVQDIMGKSLFLLTYALKTDHVTVVLDSCHSGGGTRGNLFFRAVSSRLEGDNPASPSPVELEFQKRWMTELGLSESDLQKLRSQGIAKGVAIGSAQYDQLAADAPFDNESFYAGAFTYLLTRYLWQQAVDESIGTVFVNLARSTQDVANISGVIQEPILAVNPERNRQQPTYFVQPPTPFAEAVVRSVNPNGQIQFWLGGILSLSLQANQNGSIFTAINPAGKEVAQIEQTSRRGLVATGKLKTGAISAITPGTLLRERVRGLPADLKLRVGLDPSLGADLTAVKAALQRVDRIEVVGSEQSMNYRLGRMTPAYQTQSRQRGGAAVPEVGSIGLFTGDLRPLAATFHEPEEPADDAIARLAPRLKAFLAAEVLKAIGGVDVIKGQRSEGLTVQVQSTGKTGKQLDAIRFLPGTQIQVKIHNTRDRDVHVAVIAIGDAGRMRVLFPYVDIAEGRERVAAGQTLTLPESGVNFPLGAPGLLEIMVLSSPESLRDALKALKEIGVRGGVSSSRGVSREPLRGEDAVDIAAALLGNINRNTRSDIQPTTDNPVVDANRYSVISTVIEVVPG; from the coding sequence ATGATGCCTTCAATCAAACGTCGTCACTTTCTGCAACTGGCTGGTTCCACACTGGCATCTGTTGGACTCAGCCAGTTAGACATTTTTCACCAGGGCAACCAGTATGCCAAAGTTCTGGCTCAAAGCACTCCCAGAAAGTTGGCGCTCCTGGTGGGAGTGAATGCCTATCCAGGTGAAATCCGTAGTTTGAGCGGATGTTTGACAGATGTGGAATTGCAGCAGGAATTGCTGGTGCATCGCTATGGATTTAATCCTAAAGATATTTTGATTGTCAGTGATAAATCGTCCCTGACACCAAAACGAGAAACCATTTTAGAAGCCTTTGAGACTCATTTAATTAAACAGGCAAAACCGGGTGATGTGGTTGTATTTCATTTCTCCGGACATGGGTCTTTAGTGCAGGATCCCAACCCATTACCGGAACTACTGATTAACCAGAATGGTGTTGTCAGTCGAGTACCCAATACCCAGGGGTTGAACGGAACCCTGGTGCCTTTTGATCGGACTACGGGCAATCCCGATCAGGTCCAGGACATTATGGGAAAGAGTCTGTTCTTGCTGACCTATGCGTTGAAAACTGATCATGTCACGGTTGTGCTGGATAGTTGCCATTCGGGAGGCGGCACCCGGGGAAACCTGTTCTTTCGGGCGGTGAGTTCTCGCCTGGAGGGCGACAACCCGGCATCACCCAGCCCGGTTGAGTTAGAGTTCCAGAAGCGATGGATGACGGAACTGGGACTCTCGGAATCTGACTTGCAAAAGCTTAGAAGTCAGGGAATTGCCAAGGGAGTGGCGATCGGCTCTGCCCAGTATGACCAGTTGGCAGCAGACGCTCCATTTGATAACGAGTCCTTTTATGCGGGAGCTTTTACTTACCTGTTGACCCGCTATCTCTGGCAGCAAGCGGTAGATGAGTCGATTGGAACCGTGTTTGTAAATCTGGCTCGCAGTACGCAGGATGTGGCAAATATCTCTGGGGTAATTCAGGAACCAATTTTGGCGGTGAATCCGGAGCGCAACCGCCAGCAGCCAACTTACTTTGTGCAACCGCCCACACCCTTTGCGGAAGCCGTGGTTCGTTCTGTGAACCCAAATGGACAGATTCAATTCTGGCTGGGTGGGATTTTATCTCTCAGTTTGCAGGCAAACCAGAATGGTTCCATTTTTACGGCAATCAACCCGGCAGGTAAGGAAGTTGCCCAGATTGAACAGACCAGTCGCCGTGGACTGGTGGCAACCGGCAAGCTTAAAACGGGAGCCATTTCAGCCATCACACCGGGAACGTTGTTGCGTGAACGTGTGCGCGGCTTACCGGCTGACTTGAAGTTGCGTGTGGGGCTTGATCCATCGCTGGGAGCCGATCTGACGGCGGTAAAAGCGGCGTTGCAGCGGGTCGATCGCATTGAGGTGGTTGGGTCTGAGCAGAGTATGAACTATCGGCTGGGACGGATGACCCCGGCTTACCAGACCCAATCTCGCCAGCGAGGGGGAGCGGCTGTTCCAGAGGTGGGCAGTATTGGCTTATTTACAGGAGACCTGCGCCCCCTGGCAGCGACCTTTCATGAACCGGAAGAACCTGCGGATGATGCCATTGCCCGGTTGGCTCCCCGGTTGAAGGCGTTTCTGGCAGCGGAGGTGTTGAAGGCGATTGGGGGGGTGGATGTGATTAAGGGGCAGCGATCGGAAGGGTTGACGGTGCAGGTCCAGTCTACTGGCAAGACTGGCAAACAGTTGGATGCCATCCGCTTTTTACCGGGGACGCAGATTCAGGTAAAGATTCACAACACCCGCGATCGCGATGTGCATGTGGCGGTTATTGCCATTGGGGATGCGGGACGGATGCGGGTGCTATTTCCCTATGTAGATATTGCTGAAGGTCGGGAACGGGTTGCCGCCGGGCAAACGTTGACCCTGCCAGAGTCAGGGGTTAATTTCCCACTGGGGGCACCGGGTTTGCTGGAAATTATGGTGCTTTCCAGTCCAGAATCCCTTCGGGATGCCCTGAAGGCGTTGAAAGAAATTGGGGTGCGGGGTGGGGTTTCATCCAGTCGGGGAGTTTCCCGCGAGCCGTTAAGGGGAGAGGATGCCGTTGATATTGCGGCAGCCCTGTTAGGGAATATCAATCGCAATACGCGATCGGATATTCAGCCCACAACGGATAATCCCGTTGTTGATGCGAATCGCTATTCAGTAATTTCAACCGTCATTGAGGTGGTGCCAGGATAG
- a CDS encoding ketohydroxyglutarate aldolase translates to MSKIQLLISVNEEYKDRLPEVAEKLRSAGMQVDQWLVEIGVITGSAASEKIEQLRQIPGVAAIEAAAEYQIAPPDSDLQ, encoded by the coding sequence ATGTCCAAGATCCAATTGCTGATTTCAGTCAATGAGGAATACAAAGATCGACTTCCTGAGGTGGCTGAAAAGCTACGGTCTGCCGGGATGCAAGTCGATCAATGGCTGGTAGAAATTGGGGTGATCACAGGTTCAGCCGCTTCTGAGAAAATAGAACAACTGCGCCAGATTCCAGGCGTTGCAGCAATTGAGGCTGCGGCAGAGTACCAGATTGCACCGCCAGACTCCGATCTGCAATAG
- the dnaG gene encoding DNA primase, translating to MEIPRLHPDTIEQVKQRTDIVDVVSEHVVLRKQGKDFTGLCPFHDDKSPSFTVSPSKQFYYCFSCGAGGNAIKFLMELGKRSFSEVVLDLARRYNVSVQTLKVEERQEFQRQLSVREQLYEILALTARFFQHALNQPQGKPALDYLTGRRRLSQETIQQFQLGYAPAGWETLHGYLVEQKHFPVKLVEQAGLVVPRKEGAGYYDRFRDRLMIPIHDLQGRVVGFGGRALGEEQPKYLNSPETELFDKSKLLFGLDRARTAIARQDQAVVVEGYFDVMALHRAGVTNAVASMGTALSLQQVRQLLRYTESKRIVLNFDADAAGGKAAERVIGEVESLAYQGEVQLRVLNIPAGKDPDEFLQTHSASDYQQLLDAAPLWLDWQIQQAIAGKDLNQADQFQPTVQTIVKLLGNLPNAALRTHYIHHCAELLSRGDSRLALRLEEDLRTQVRGERWHGRSQKWQTVGDRTLLEESEAQLLRLYLHAPQCRQEIRDALEERDLEFSFSHHRFLWRQIREVEGSGSREESRKSGGGTEEGTPSADADLPAPLLPPDAASQSLSPGTLPAADLLAHLQDRCTDFPREMGQVYALFHLNEKTKRDILRATLTIRAATACMERVMCEKRCRHFLDLWEKMGTSANPDQEPLLEQMIDTEQERIARLAEQERIARSIYVEKQRIAELDRQRQVTFADLVQTPWIGDL from the coding sequence ATGGAAATCCCCCGCCTTCACCCCGATACCATTGAACAGGTCAAGCAACGCACAGACATTGTGGATGTGGTGTCTGAGCATGTGGTATTGCGCAAACAGGGGAAGGACTTTACGGGGTTGTGCCCGTTTCATGATGACAAGTCGCCCAGCTTTACAGTCAGTCCCAGTAAACAGTTTTACTACTGCTTTAGCTGTGGAGCTGGCGGAAATGCCATCAAGTTTTTGATGGAGTTGGGTAAGCGATCGTTCAGTGAAGTCGTCCTGGATCTGGCGCGACGCTACAACGTTTCTGTCCAGACACTAAAAGTGGAGGAACGGCAGGAATTTCAGCGTCAGCTTTCAGTCCGGGAACAGCTTTATGAGATCCTGGCACTGACGGCGCGGTTTTTCCAACATGCTCTGAACCAGCCCCAGGGCAAACCAGCGCTGGATTACCTGACCGGCAGGCGACGGTTGAGCCAGGAGACGATTCAGCAGTTTCAACTGGGGTACGCCCCAGCCGGATGGGAAACGCTCCACGGCTATCTAGTCGAACAGAAACACTTTCCAGTCAAGCTGGTGGAACAGGCAGGGCTGGTGGTGCCCCGCAAGGAAGGGGCTGGCTACTATGACCGCTTCCGCGATCGCCTGATGATTCCCATCCACGATTTACAGGGGCGGGTAGTCGGCTTTGGGGGGCGGGCACTGGGTGAGGAGCAACCCAAATACCTGAATTCCCCGGAAACGGAACTGTTTGATAAAAGTAAACTTCTATTTGGGCTGGATCGGGCACGGACCGCAATCGCCCGGCAGGATCAGGCCGTTGTGGTAGAAGGCTACTTTGATGTGATGGCCCTCCACAGAGCTGGCGTGACCAATGCGGTGGCATCGATGGGAACAGCTTTGAGCCTGCAACAGGTGCGTCAACTGCTGCGCTACACCGAGTCCAAACGAATTGTGTTGAATTTTGATGCCGATGCCGCCGGGGGGAAAGCGGCGGAACGGGTGATCGGGGAAGTGGAGTCCCTGGCATACCAGGGAGAAGTGCAGTTGCGGGTGCTTAACATTCCGGCAGGGAAAGACCCGGACGAGTTTTTGCAGACCCATTCTGCCAGTGATTACCAGCAATTGCTGGATGCCGCCCCCCTCTGGCTAGACTGGCAAATTCAACAGGCGATCGCGGGCAAAGATCTGAACCAGGCAGACCAGTTTCAGCCAACGGTGCAAACCATTGTTAAACTCTTGGGCAACCTGCCCAATGCAGCCCTGCGAACTCACTATATCCACCATTGCGCCGAACTGTTAAGCCGGGGCGACTCCCGCCTGGCGCTGCGCCTGGAAGAAGACCTGCGCACCCAGGTGCGGGGAGAACGCTGGCACGGGCGATCGCAAAAGTGGCAGACCGTAGGCGATCGCACGCTGCTGGAAGAGTCAGAAGCCCAACTGCTGCGGCTTTACCTGCACGCACCCCAATGTCGCCAGGAAATTCGAGATGCCCTGGAAGAGCGCGATCTGGAATTCAGTTTTTCTCACCACCGCTTCCTGTGGCGACAGATTCGGGAGGTGGAAGGATCAGGATCCAGGGAAGAATCCAGAAAATCGGGTGGCGGGACAGAGGAAGGAACTCCATCTGCTGACGCGGATCTGCCCGCTCCCTTGCTCCCACCTGACGCGGCTTCCCAGAGCCTTTCCCCAGGAACCCTGCCCGCCGCTGACCTGCTTGCCCATCTCCAGGATCGTTGTACTGACTTTCCCAGGGAGATGGGGCAGGTCTATGCCCTGTTTCACCTGAATGAGAAAACCAAACGAGATATTCTGCGGGCGACACTGACCATCCGGGCAGCCACCGCCTGCATGGAGCGGGTTATGTGCGAAAAGCGCTGTCGCCATTTCCTGGATTTATGGGAGAAGATGGGCACTTCCGCCAACCCCGATCAGGAGCCATTGCTGGAACAGATGATTGACACCGAACAGGAACGCATTGCCCGGTTGGCTGAACAGGAACGCATCGCCAGGTCAATCTATGTGGAGAAGCAGCGAATTGCGGAGCTAGACCGCCAGCGTCAGGTGACCTTTGCTGACCTGGTCCAGACTCCCTGGATCGGAGACCTATGA